The uncultured Cohaesibacter sp. region AAGTGGACGAGCTGGAACTGTCTGTCCGTTCGGCAAACTGCCTGAAGAACGACAACATTGTTTACATCGGCGATCTTATCCAGAAAACGGAAGCGGAAATGCTTCGCACTCCGAACTTTGGACGCAAGTCGCTCAACGAGATCAAGGAAGTCCTCGCACAGATGGGTCTGCATCTGGGCATGGAAGTCCAGGCATGGCCGCCTGAGAATATCGACGATCTCGCCAAGCGCTACGAAGATCAGTACTAGTATCAGCCCGCGGTGTGACACCGCCGGATAGGAAAAGGAGAGGGCAATGCGCCACGGCAAATCAGGTCGCAAGCTCAATCGTACAGCTTCTCATCGCAAGGCTATGTTCGCCAACATGGCAGCAGCCTTGATCAAACACGAGCAAATCATCACCACTCTGCCGAAGGCGAAGGAACTTCGTCCGATCGCAGACAAACTCATCACTCTGGCCAAGCGCGGCGACCTGCATGCACGTCGTCAGGCAATTTCGCAGATCCGTGACAAAGACATGGTAGCGAAATTGTTCGAGACCCTTGGTCCTCGCTACGAAGAGCGTAAAGGTGGCTACACCCGCGTTCTCAAAGCCGGGTTCCGTTATGGTGACAATGCTCCGATGGCAGTGATCGAACTCGTTGACCGTGATGTGGAAGCACGCGGTCAGG contains the following coding sequences:
- the rplQ gene encoding 50S ribosomal protein L17 is translated as MRHGKSGRKLNRTASHRKAMFANMAAALIKHEQIITTLPKAKELRPIADKLITLAKRGDLHARRQAISQIRDKDMVAKLFETLGPRYEERKGGYTRVLKAGFRYGDNAPMAVIELVDRDVEARGQDSGPTQEADVEDAA